The Lycium barbarum isolate Lr01 chromosome 11, ASM1917538v2, whole genome shotgun sequence genome contains the following window.
TAGAAGTTACACTTTTAGCATGTTTTGAGTTCATAATGTACAATTGAAACTTTTAGATATAGAACATGTACTAACATATTGATTTGATGTTTTTGACCATCAGACACTGAAGGATATGTAATTCCAAGTTTGGAACTTGAAGATCCTGGCCAAAATAACACTAACATTATTGAAGTGGAAGAGTCAAAGACGTCTTCAGCTGAGGTTAGCTCTTAGGAGTTTCACTCTCCACCtgaaagaaatatttttgtgatgtCAAAACTCTTTCAAGCTTGTTATCTTTTTCAAGATGATTTACAGTGCTTCAATTTTATCTCCTTCATTATTTGCTTGCAGTCTAAGAAAGAGGAGAATATATACCTCGGACCTCACGGTGCCCCTCCTTCACAGTCAAAGCAACAGGAACTCAATTCTACTAATAATCGCAAGCAGAAGTTTAGACAGAAACTGAAGGAAGCCGACAGGAAGTACAGCGGAAGTGGTCGCGAGAATAAGGTGGAACACCTGAGAGAGCTGGTCGGTGGAAAAATGGCAGCAGGATCAAAGGGTGCCCCCAGGGATTGGCTTGACCCTCATTGCGATGAGAATATGTTCCAAAGGAACCATCGTTAGCGTATCTGTACTAAACACATCCATAATTTACATACTCTTTAAGGAAAAACCCCTCCCCGCTTCAGTAAGTTTTCCTTTCGGAGGGAAAAGAAAAACTTTGACAGAAGATTTATGTATTCTCAAATAATTCCCCTATGTTTGGGGGCTAATATCACCAGTCTTCTGGCTGTGCTCTTGTTTGTGATATACCGATTCGGTCTGGGCTCTCCTTCTATCAGTCTCTTTCACCATATTTGGTTTATGAATTGCACTTGCCTACATTGTGCTAAGCTATTGTTTCTTTGCTTGACTGAAATGTAAGGATTCACCTTGTATCCTTGCAAACCTTTGAAGAGAATAGTGTGTTACTGCATTGTTCATCCTCCATTAATTCTTTAACCATTAGTGAAAATAAGAAAAGGACGCGATTTTAAATAAAATTCTTTAAGCTGCAGGAGATACTCTTCTCCTTAATGCCCTTACCAAATAAACATAGTCCTTTTCCTTTTAAAGAATGAAGGATTACAGCAAAATCAAAGATTAAATTGTTCGAATCTACTCA
Protein-coding sequences here:
- the LOC132618082 gene encoding uncharacterized protein LOC132618082, which produces MDPSSIQDDEWDTEGYVIPSLELEDPGQNNTNIIEVEESKTSSAESKKEENIYLGPHGAPPSQSKQQELNSTNNRKQKFRQKLKEADRKYSGSGRENKVEHLRELVGGKMAAGSKGAPRDWLDPHCDENMFQRNHR